In one Fusarium keratoplasticum isolate Fu6.1 chromosome 5, whole genome shotgun sequence genomic region, the following are encoded:
- a CDS encoding NmrA domain-containing protein codes for MNVTVVGASGETGRSIIDGLLGSSTNFRPIQNVTAIVRPASINKPAVQKIKSRGVSIIALELVNTHEELVKALTGQDVVIVALEPFSIEPHLALASAAKDAGVKRYIPSAFGPSCPPTGVMMIRELKERVINHIKKIYLPYTVIDVGMWYQIAIPRLPSGKIDYALTYSSDQVADEGQRASSITDLRDIGKYVERIITDERTLNQYVFAYNEVWTQNQIWSHLEKISGEKIPRSPVSKEEIEATIAAAQTKYDGGDKSYQDLLGFVVPQYFYSEWHREDNIPERAKYLGYLTTKDLYPDFEYTKFETYLDELVKGSGVPVYAKSD; via the exons ATGAACGTCACTGTGGTCGGCGCTTCTGGCGAGACTGGCCGCTCCATCATCGATGGGCTCTTGGGTTCGTCCACCAACTTT CGGCCCATCCAGAACGTCACTGCGATTGTTCGGCCTGCCTCAATCAACAAGCCCGCGGTCCAAAAAATCAAGAGTCGAGGTGTTTCCATCATTGCCCTCGAGCTTGTCAACACCCACGAAGAGCTTGTAAAGGCTCTGACAGGTCAGGATGTTGTCATTGTTGCCCTCGAGCCCTTCTCTATTGAACCTCATCTCGCACTGGCATCTGCCGCCAAAGATGCTGGAGTCAAACGTTACATTCCCAGCGCCTTTGGGCCAAGCTGCCCTCCTACAGGAGTGATGATGATTCGGGAACTT AAAGAGCGTGTGATCAAtcacatcaagaagatctATCTGCCGTACACCGTCATCGACGTTGGCATGTGGTACCAGATCGCCATCCCACGCTTACCTTCCGGAAAGATTGACTATGCTCTCACGTATTCGTCGGACCAGGTTGCCGATGAGGGTCAGAGAGCTTCGAGCATTACGGACTTGAGGGATATTGGCAAGTATGTGGAACGGATCATTACGGATGAGAGGACTCTGAACCAGTATGTGTTTGCGTACAACGAGGTGTGGACACAGAACCAAATCTGGAGCCACCTTGAGAAGATCAGTGGTGAAAAGATTCCACGAAGCCCG GTATCGAAAGAAGAGATTGAAGCTACTATTGCTGCCGCTCAGACAAAGTACGATGGAGGAGACAAGTCGTACCAGGACCTTCTCGGGTTCGTCGTGCCTCAGTACTTTTACAGCGAGTGGCACAGAGAGGACAATATCCCAGAACGAGCCAAGTACCTGGGCTACCTCACCACAAAGGATCTGTACCCAGATTTCGAGTACACCAAGTTCGAGACATACTTGGACGAGTTGGTCAAGGGTTCAGGAGTCCCCGTGTACGCCAAGAGTGATTAG